The genomic segment CGCTGTGCGGCTGAAGGACTTGATAAAGAGGGTGGAGGCTCCCGTTTCCAGAGAGGAGAAACTTCCCTTCATGATGTCATAGACATCAAACACCTCGGCATCGTGGCCACCACTCACACATAGTGAAAGGTACCGTAGTAACAGCTCATAGGACAGCGTCCCCGTTTCCATGGTGGCAAAAGTCAGCAGAGACCTGTGTccaaaagattttaaaaacagacgTGCTTAATTCATTGAGCTTTATGTTGCACATATTGGACACAAAGCATTAGGTACTCACTAAGTACATTACTGCAAGGACATTTGAACAtccacaaaatatttaaaaaaaaatcacagccacacaaacacactcatccTCCTCTCACTTGGCAATATCCAGCTCTGCCCCAGAGGCGAACAGTGCATGGATCATCTTGATGTCAAAGCGTACTGGATTTCCCAGAGACTCCTTCAGCTTCCTCCACTCAGTAACAGAAAGTGGCCGGTCAGGAGGCTGCACCTTTCCTGTGAAACATGCATGCTTTAGTGCAGAGAACTGAAACAGTTACTCTCATACACTTTCATGGAGTCATTTAGACATCATAAATCATCTGAGTGTCTATTGAGCaagtttaaatataaaaaatctgGAATTATTTGTGCATAGTTATTTGAGCAGAATTGTTCCTGCATAAATCTGTTTTCAGAAATATTGTAGTATTTTGTACCAAAAGGATCTGAGTGtaagaggaaaacaaagtgtgaaagATGCCTAATCAGGTAGAAAGTTCTAGCATGTCCTACCTGCTCCTCTAGTTGTCTTCCTTTCAGGCTCCTGCTTGGGGTCCGCTTCATCCTCAGACGCCAGAATCTTCAGAATCTCTGCCGTCCTCTTTGCCGTcccagcagaaaacacagatttggGGAAGGATTGTCTCTGCCTTAGAGATGAGCTTTTACCTCCTCCGTCCACTGTATCTTCCCACAATTCTCCTTGTCTATGTCTGATGGTCCTATATCTTACCCCACCCTGTCCATCAGTCGGCCCACTGttttgtctgactgtctgtctgccacCTGATTTGGGGTTGGTGTCTCTGCTGTACAGACAGTGTGCTGTGGTAGCCAGCTGTGAAGTTTTCATGGTGAGGAAAGCTAAACTTCCTTGGTGTAAGAAAGGATTTAGTGTTTTCAGGCATATTCTGACTTTAGATATCAAGTTGGAGCCCATGTTCTGAAGTTTAACCTCTGGGTTTAGTAGAACTTAATATAATCTATTCTGACTCAGTTTCACGTTATGTTGTATGTCATCTACAAACTGTAGAAAACCTAGTTCCCAAACCAACTCAAGACAAAACTGACACATGCTGTTGGGTGCATGAATCGCTAACATCGAAGACTAACCATGAGCTAACCTAGCTGTTTCTAAATACTGGAGGTTAAAGGCAACTATCACTCGTTGACTCTATAGACAGTTATAATCATATAAAGCAGACTCACACCTCCCTTCGATGTTCAACTTGAACAACTAACTCAGCTTAGTCCTTTCTATAGAACTTCATGGGTAAACACAACTGTAAGCATGACTTTAGTCGCACACCTCGACGTCATCAATGCTTGACAGCTCCGTTTGTGAGCTGCGTCAAGTTTTCATGACAACCAGGGAAAGACCGGAAAAACTTATTTGGTTACAAAATAAAGGACACTTGAAACGTACTTGATACTGAAGAAATTGAATAAATTAGTTAATTATTGCACTGATGACTTTGCAATGAATATGGATTTGATTGATCGAACTGTTATTACCTATGGTATTTACTTTGCTGATTAAGTATTTCTTTTATGAGTtaggtttattttgaaattcaagCTGAAATCACATTCTTGTTCAGTCATTAACTTGACGTTAGGGTAGCTTAGCTACTTTTGTACATAAGTCACTTTTACTATCTTTTCGACTTTGGGGTTAGAAACGTTTTACTGATGAAACATTAGATTAACTTCGGAGCAGATATGGCTAAAGAACAACAACCTCACTGGTCGGATATTTTGAAAAGGAGGCTAGCTAACCCTAAAAAAGGTAAGAGAGAATGTAAACTTTGGCTAACGTTGGCTAGCTAATTTTGGATTGAGTGTACCAAGCTATAGTCGCTTTGCTAAATCAACATTAACACTTACACTTACCATACCTTTCATGTAACTGGTTTTCACTCTaaagtttttttcatgttccCTCTTCTGTCCAGACGAGAGAAGCGACGAGGAAAAGAAAGCAGAAGAAACTGAGCTGTTCACAAAATATTACACAGAGTGGAAgggaggaaaagacaaagacaagtcCTACAAGAACATCCCGCGTTTCTACTATAGGGTATTATTTGAATACATGACATGTGTAAACCCAGTGACAGCTGTCATCATTCATGTCATTTGGATGGAACCCCATCACTAAATCACCTGACAGTATTTGTGACAGTAAATAAACATCTTTccatttaaagaaaaagctCAGGCAATATACATAGACACTATTGCTAAAACGGTATCTCactggtttgttttgttctggtgTCATATGTTTAGTACCCTGCTATACAGTAGCTTTCCTAAAATTAATCTGATGATTTAAGCATACAGGCTTGATGTTTAATGATGAAGATGTGCAGAAGTAAAAATAACTTGGGCcgcgatgatgatgattgtgatgatgTTCTGCAGCTACCAGCAGAGGATGAAATATTACTTCAGAAGCTGAGAGAAGAATCCAGAGCAGTCTTCCTccagaggaagagcagggaaTTGCTGGATAATGAGGAactgcaggtaaaacacacacacacacaccaacacacggTAGTCAGATGCAATATAAGGACTTACTTCAGCATGAATCACCGCACTGTATGTTTGTGATTTTGTACCTACTTAGctgtcttttattctttctatttttctttctgtagaATCTGTGGTTCCTGCTCGATAAACATCAGGTGCCTCCAGTGAGCGGAGAGGAGGCCATGATCAGCTATGAAGCCTACCTGCAGGTGGGGGAGAGGGCTGGGCCCAAGTGCAAGTAAGTAACAGGAAGTAGAGGTTTACTGGCAACAGCACAATTTGCATGAAACCAGACACGCCTGTATTATTTAAtggagcatgtgtgtgcttgtttgtgccAAGGATTCATGCTAGATCAAAGGTTGTATCTGGAAAATCCACCTGTCATTTTGACTTTATATGCACCTGGCAGTAATGGGACTGATGGGATACCTATATGTTCAGATctggcaaaaacacacaacatctcAATTGAACTGAAACTGTGATCACATAAACTACCTGTGGGGGTTGTCAGAGATATATTTGGCCACATGAAAAAACAAGCTACCTAGGCAAtcaatgataatgaaaattaacTTTTGAACCAGGAAGTGGACACATAATAAGAAGGTGGTTAATATGTCAGTGTGTATCCACTGTCAGCTTTAAAGGGTTTAAATTTATAggaattttgttttcattgtggcAGGGGAAAGAGAAATCTGACTCTGATGCATAACAGAGAAAAGTTTCATCTTGAAAAGGTTTTGAAAAAGGGGGGGGCCaggggtaaaacatgttaatggCTGAAGTTAACAGGGGAAATGTGATCAGATCAAGGAAACTAACATAATGAAAAGTAACAGcttttcccctcttctctcctttccttcagAAAATTCTTCACAGCCAGAGTGTACGCCAAGCTGCTCCACAACGACCCTTACGGCAGAATCTCCATCATGCAGTTCTTTAACTATGTCATGAGGAAAGGTCTGGATCTTCACTTGGCTTTCTTGTTCTACCTCGTCTCTGTTCACATGTTGAACTATTTGCAAAAATCTGGATTTACCTGCACCAGTGAATATTTAGTCACTAACTCATGTCTGTTCTCTCCGTGCTTCTAGTGTGGCTGCATCAGACTCGGATAGGTCTGAGTCTGTATGATGTGGCAGGACAGGGCTACCTCAGAGAGTCGGTACGCACTAACCACAAATTACAGTTTAAGTTTTTACTGCATAAATTCAGTAGCAGCTCTTGGCAGAATCATTGAATTCAGTTGTACTGAAACTTAAACTGCTCGGAAAGGTGACACTCTTCCTTCTCTGTAGGATCTGGAGAACTACATCCTTGAGCTCATCCCCACTCTGCCTCAGCTGGACGGCCTGGAGAAGTCCTTCTACTCTTTCTACGTCTGCACTGCTGTTCGCaaattctttttcttcctcGACCCACTGCGAACCGGTGAGACTGAACCCCACTGTGAACCTCGACAGTAAAACCTGCAATAATACGTACTGAAGCAAAGTGTCGTCTTGTACTGTCATCACATGTCCATACATCATGTGTAAAGGACATGCAGCAAAAAACAGTGATTTGTTTCATCAGATCAGAAGCTTTAACAATCCCTGTGGGGACTTTGGGTTGTGTAGCATCACATTGTAGGAAAGGGCCAAGAGATACAGAACACTGAGATAACAAGTAATCACGGCAaccacacatttttaaaatgattctgcAAATAAAAGGACATGAGCATCTCAATGTGTGTTCAGAGGGATGCAACAACATTTCCTGTACTGATGATGtatgtttgtctgctgtttttttttttttttttcaggaaagaTTAAAATCCAGGATATATTGGCTTGCAGTTTCCTGGATGACTTGTTGGAGgtagaatgttttttttatcactcacattttttaatctttttaagtCCGCAGTCACTTTTTTTCACAACCCCTCCTGTGTTCattctttatttaattcattgGGTGTCAACACCACCAGCGGGTAGCTAAAGGACAAAAAAGGATATGCTGTAATTGGAATAGTCCACCTGAATTATGTTTCGTAGTTGGATTATAAGGATTAATGCAGTTTCGTCTTGTTCTCCTACAAGTGTTTCAGTATTGCATGGGTCATTTATATGGAGGCGATACTCCCAAAACTGTTGCTTCACCCCTCACCctcttctttcccctctccGACTGTGCTCCTAGTTGAGAGATGAGGAGTTATCTAAGGAGAGTCAGGAGTCCAACTGGTTCTCAGCCCCCTCGGCTCTTCGGGTCTATGGTGAGAAAtcatctgtgtgtaaatgttgcGTTTCCAGTCTCAAATCAAATGGTCCCGATATTAAATGATCCTCAGGTGAATGAAAGATGTCAGGGGCCACGCAGTGCAATTCATTTTCAGCTCAATGGGTCATTACAAAAGTTTCCACAATGCTTAAGCTC from the Seriola aureovittata isolate HTS-2021-v1 ecotype China chromosome 13, ASM2101889v1, whole genome shotgun sequence genome contains:
- the ppp2r3c gene encoding serine/threonine-protein phosphatase 2A regulatory subunit B'' subunit gamma; its protein translation is MAKEQQPHWSDILKRRLANPKKDERSDEEKKAEETELFTKYYTEWKGGKDKDKSYKNIPRFYYRLPAEDEILLQKLREESRAVFLQRKSRELLDNEELQNLWFLLDKHQVPPVSGEEAMISYEAYLQVGERAGPKCKKFFTARVYAKLLHNDPYGRISIMQFFNYVMRKVWLHQTRIGLSLYDVAGQGYLRESDLENYILELIPTLPQLDGLEKSFYSFYVCTAVRKFFFFLDPLRTGKIKIQDILACSFLDDLLELRDEELSKESQESNWFSAPSALRVYGQYLNLDKDHNGMLSKEELSRYGTATLTSVFLDRVFQEYLTYDGEMDYKTYLDFVLALENRKEPAALQYIFKLLDMENQGYLNVFSLNYFFRAIQEQMKLHGQEPVSFQDVKDEIFDMVKPKDPYKITLQDLVNSCQGDTVTSILIDLNGFWTYENREVLVANDNDNSNTADLDDT